A single region of the Nicotiana sylvestris chromosome 6, ASM39365v2, whole genome shotgun sequence genome encodes:
- the LOC104220846 gene encoding uncharacterized WD repeat-containing protein C2A9.03-like isoform X1, translating into MSHQPGDDAEYMADEYEMEDIDDDMDDEFHGRDMGGSDSDVDEYDYMNNKMQDTSAAEARRGKDIQGIPWERLSITREKYRQTRLEQYKNYENIPQSGEASEKECSATKKECLYYEFRRNSRSVKSTILHFQLRNLVWATSKHDVYLMSHFSVIHWSSLTCAKNEVLNVSGHVAPCEKHPGSLLEGFTQTQVSTLAVKDNLLVAGGFQGELICKYLDRPGVCFCSRTTYDDNAITNAVDIYNTASGALHFIASNNDCGVRDFDMEKFQLSKHFHFSWPVNHTSLSPDGKLLVVVGDDPEGILVDSRNGKTVAPLCGHVDYSFASAWHPDGITFATGNQDKTCRIWDLRNLSKSVTALKGNLGAIRSIRYTSDGRYMAMAEPADFVHVFDVKSGYEEEQEIDFFGEISGMSFSPDTESLFVGVWDRTYGSLLEFGRRHNYSYLDTII; encoded by the exons ATGTCGCACCAACCAGGAGATGATGCTGAATACATGGCAGATGAATATGAAATGGAGGATATAGATGACGATATGGATGATGAGTTCCACGGCAGAGACATGGGTGGCTCTGATTCAGATGTAGATGAGTATGACTACATG AATAATAAAATGCAAGATACCTCTGCTGCTGAGGCAAGGAGAGGCAAAGACATTCAAGGGATCCCCTGGGAAAGGCTTAGCATAACCAGGGAGAAATACAGGCAAACGAGATTAGAGCAGTATAAGAACTATGAGAATATTCCTCAATCTGGGGAGGCATCAGAGAAG GAATGCAGTGCCACAAAGAAAGAGTGTTTATATTATGAATTCAGACGTAATTCACGATCTGTTAAATCAACAATTTTACACTTCCAG CTGAGGAACTTGGTCTGGGCAACTTCCAAGCATGATGTGTACCTTATGTCACATTTCTCCGTCATTCATTGGTCATCCTTGACTTGCGCTAAAAACGAAGTTCTCAATGTATCAGGGCATGTAGCACCATGTGAG AAACATCCTGGAAGCCTTTTAGAAGGATTTACGCAGACACAAGTCAGCACACTTGCAGTGAAAGATAACTTGCTTGTTGCTGGGGGATTTCAAGGGGAACTTATTTGCAAG TATCTAGATAGGCCCGGAGTTTGTTTCTGCTCCAGGACTACATATGATGATAATGCCATTACTAATGCTGTTGACATTTATAACACTGCCAG TGGTGCACTACATTTTATAGCTTCAAATAACGATTGTGGAGTTAGAGATTTTGATATGGAGAAATTTCAACTGTCCAAGCATTTTCACTTTTCCTGGCCAGTAAAT CATACATCACTGAGCCCTGATGGTAAGCTTCTCGTAGTAGTTGGGGATGATCCTGAAGGTATATTAGTTGACTCGAGGAACGGAAAG ACTGTTGCACCTTTGTGTGGACATGTAGACTACTCATTTGCATCAGCATGGCATCCTGATGGCATAACTTTTGCAACTGGGAACCAGGATAAAACCTGCAGAATATGGGATTTGCGGAACTTATCCAAGTCAGTCACTGCTTTGAAGGGTAACCTTGGAGCTATTCGGTCGATCCGCTACACATCTGATGGCAGATATATGGCTATGGCTGAGCCTGCGGATTTCGTCCATGTTTTTGATGTAAAAAGTGGGTATGAGGAGGAGCAAGAAATTGATTTTTTCGGTGAGATATCTGGCATGTCTTTCAGCCCTGATACAGAGTCACTGTTCGTTGGAGTTTGGGATCGTACATATGGTAGCCTCCTTGAGTTTGGACGCCGCCACAATTATTCCTACCTTGACACAATAATCTGA
- the LOC104220846 gene encoding uncharacterized WD repeat-containing protein C2A9.03-like isoform X2, whose protein sequence is MADEYEMEDIDDDMDDEFHGRDMGGSDSDVDEYDYMNNKMQDTSAAEARRGKDIQGIPWERLSITREKYRQTRLEQYKNYENIPQSGEASEKECSATKKECLYYEFRRNSRSVKSTILHFQLRNLVWATSKHDVYLMSHFSVIHWSSLTCAKNEVLNVSGHVAPCEKHPGSLLEGFTQTQVSTLAVKDNLLVAGGFQGELICKYLDRPGVCFCSRTTYDDNAITNAVDIYNTASGALHFIASNNDCGVRDFDMEKFQLSKHFHFSWPVNHTSLSPDGKLLVVVGDDPEGILVDSRNGKTVAPLCGHVDYSFASAWHPDGITFATGNQDKTCRIWDLRNLSKSVTALKGNLGAIRSIRYTSDGRYMAMAEPADFVHVFDVKSGYEEEQEIDFFGEISGMSFSPDTESLFVGVWDRTYGSLLEFGRRHNYSYLDTII, encoded by the exons ATGGCAGATGAATATGAAATGGAGGATATAGATGACGATATGGATGATGAGTTCCACGGCAGAGACATGGGTGGCTCTGATTCAGATGTAGATGAGTATGACTACATG AATAATAAAATGCAAGATACCTCTGCTGCTGAGGCAAGGAGAGGCAAAGACATTCAAGGGATCCCCTGGGAAAGGCTTAGCATAACCAGGGAGAAATACAGGCAAACGAGATTAGAGCAGTATAAGAACTATGAGAATATTCCTCAATCTGGGGAGGCATCAGAGAAG GAATGCAGTGCCACAAAGAAAGAGTGTTTATATTATGAATTCAGACGTAATTCACGATCTGTTAAATCAACAATTTTACACTTCCAG CTGAGGAACTTGGTCTGGGCAACTTCCAAGCATGATGTGTACCTTATGTCACATTTCTCCGTCATTCATTGGTCATCCTTGACTTGCGCTAAAAACGAAGTTCTCAATGTATCAGGGCATGTAGCACCATGTGAG AAACATCCTGGAAGCCTTTTAGAAGGATTTACGCAGACACAAGTCAGCACACTTGCAGTGAAAGATAACTTGCTTGTTGCTGGGGGATTTCAAGGGGAACTTATTTGCAAG TATCTAGATAGGCCCGGAGTTTGTTTCTGCTCCAGGACTACATATGATGATAATGCCATTACTAATGCTGTTGACATTTATAACACTGCCAG TGGTGCACTACATTTTATAGCTTCAAATAACGATTGTGGAGTTAGAGATTTTGATATGGAGAAATTTCAACTGTCCAAGCATTTTCACTTTTCCTGGCCAGTAAAT CATACATCACTGAGCCCTGATGGTAAGCTTCTCGTAGTAGTTGGGGATGATCCTGAAGGTATATTAGTTGACTCGAGGAACGGAAAG ACTGTTGCACCTTTGTGTGGACATGTAGACTACTCATTTGCATCAGCATGGCATCCTGATGGCATAACTTTTGCAACTGGGAACCAGGATAAAACCTGCAGAATATGGGATTTGCGGAACTTATCCAAGTCAGTCACTGCTTTGAAGGGTAACCTTGGAGCTATTCGGTCGATCCGCTACACATCTGATGGCAGATATATGGCTATGGCTGAGCCTGCGGATTTCGTCCATGTTTTTGATGTAAAAAGTGGGTATGAGGAGGAGCAAGAAATTGATTTTTTCGGTGAGATATCTGGCATGTCTTTCAGCCCTGATACAGAGTCACTGTTCGTTGGAGTTTGGGATCGTACATATGGTAGCCTCCTTGAGTTTGGACGCCGCCACAATTATTCCTACCTTGACACAATAATCTGA